From Neodiprion pinetum isolate iyNeoPine1 chromosome 7, iyNeoPine1.2, whole genome shotgun sequence, a single genomic window includes:
- the hppy gene encoding mitogen-activated protein kinase kinase kinase kinase 5 isoform X3, with protein MAGNVNALSSDISRRNPQDEYELIQRIGSGTYGDVYKAKRLSMNDLAAIKVIKLEPGDDFAIIQQEILMMKDCKHPNIIAYYGSYLRRDKLWICMEYCGGGSLQDIYHITGPLSEIQIAYMCRETLLGLSYLHEKGKMHRDIKGANILLTENGDVKLADFGVSAQITATINKRKSFIGTPYWMAPEVAAVERKGGYNQLCDIWACGITAIELAELQPPMFDLHPMRALFLMSKSGFKPPTLKDRDKWSPTFHNFVKVALTKNPKKRPTADKLLQHAFFQGDMSKRLALELLQKVSNPSHMFTELEPDDDGAVPNVPQRIASRHTARSRPKSPIPQLDSDDRINLGEDTLQRESVAPSVDSNPAWDIIDIMNNVKTVHNCDVHPDCGIGTAFEDVPENKHGARVTTDSRLSRRSKTGTEIFHMSLRSLLQYIDEELLLRATLPLGESSGDCEVHRDYYNNVTGSQASPRRHSSVDELYSLVSGSLSLAAVSGQRQRSLSDSAPRDDLPRSNGDGNEAPGNGEGEGVGPDLLTDTPPIPPRRRDRKRHTPPRPVSNGLPPTPKVHMGACFSKVFNGCPLRIHCTASWIHPDTRDQHLLIAAEEGIYNLNLNELHETAIDQLYPRRTIWMYVIKDVLMSLSGKTPQLYRHDLLAMQSKQTHRFSLHMNRIPERLVPRKFALTTKVPDTKGCSKCCVGRNPYNGYKYLCGAMPAGIFLMQWYDPLNKFMLLKHFDCTLPSPLNVFEMVITPEMEYPMVCVSVKQAYQQNKLKLDLVNMNSGASWFHSDELEDMDGSATVIPRRENLQVINVTQLEKDAILVCYDNLIKVVTLVGNPRVSKKQISELQFHFQIESIICLPDSVLAFHKHGMQGRSFKNGDITQEIVDPSRTYRLLGSDKVVMLESHLVHTGTLTESEGADLYILAGHEASY; from the exons ATGGCAGGTAACGTGAACGCGTTGTCCAGTGATATAAGTCGACGAAATCCGCAGGATGAATACGAACTGATACAGAGGATAGGCAGTGGTACCTACGGCGACGTTTATAAG GCAAAAAGACTTTCCATGAACGATCTCGCTGCTATCAAGGTTATCAAACTCGAGCCAG GGGATGATTTTGCAATTATTCAACAAGAAATCTTAATGATGAAAGACTGCAAGCATCCCAATATCATCGCGTACTACGGAAGCTATCTTAGAAGGGATAAACTATGGATTTGCATGGAGTACTGCGGGGGTGGTTCTCTCCAAGACATATACCACA TTACTGGACCACTCTCGGAGATTCAGATAGCTTACATGTGCAGAGAGACGCTACTTGGGCTATCCTATCTCCACGAGAAAGGAAAGATGCACAGAGATATCAAAGGTGCGAATATACTGCTCACGGAGAACGGGGATGTAAAACTTGCAGATTTTGGCGTATCTGCTCAAATCACAGCTACGATAAACAAGAGAAAAAGTTTCATAGGAACACCTTACTGGATGGCGCCTGAG GTTGCAGCTGTTGAGAGGAAGGGTGGTTATAATCAGCTCTGTGATATTTGGGCTTGTGGAATAACAGCTATCGAGCTGGCAGAGCTACAACCTCCTATGTTTGATCTGCACCCTATGAGAGCGCTTTTTCTCATGTCAAAATCTGGCTTCAAGCCCCCAACGTTGAAAGATAGGGATAAGTGGAGTCCGACGTTTCACAATTTCGTCAAAGTTGCTCTGACTAAAAATCCTAAGAAAAGACCGACGGCGGATAAATTATTGCAG CACGCCTTTTTCCAAGGTGATATGAGTAAAAGACTGGCTTTGGAATTGCTCCAAAAAGTATCGAATCCAAGTCACATGTTCACAGAACTTGAACCCGACGATGACGGTGCGGTACCAAACGTCCCCCAGCGTATAGCGTCACGGCACACTGCCAGATCCCGACCAAAAAGTCCCATTCCACAGTTAGATAGCGATG ATCGAATTAATTTAGGTGAGGATACGTTACAGAGAGAATCAGTAGCCCCTTCTGTAGATAGTAATCCCGCCTGGGATATCATAGACATCATGAACAACGTCAAG ACTGTACATAATTGTGACGTGCATCCGGATTGTGGAATAGGAACTGCGTTCGAAGATGTCCCAGAAAA TAAGCATGGAGCTAGAGTCACAACCGATAGTAGACTGTCACGTCGAAGCAAAACAGGCACCGAGATTTTTCATATGAGCCTCAG GAGTCTATTGCAGTACATTGATGAGGAGTTGTTGCTAAG aGCCACTCTGCCTCTTGGAGAATCGTCGGGTGACTGTGAGGTACATCGGGACTACTATAACAACGTGACTG GGTCGCAAGCGAGTCCTAGACGTCACAGCTCTGTGGATGAGTTGTACAGCTTGGTGAGTGGCTCCCTTTCCTTGGCAGCTGTTAGCGGACAACGTCAGCGATCGCTCTCGGACAGTGCACCGAGAGATGACCTGCCAAGGTCCAATG GGGATGGTAACGAAGCACCTGGAAATGGGGAGGGCGAGGGAGTGGGACCCGATCTCTTGACGGACACACCTCCCATACCTCCTCGGCGAAGGGATAGGAAGAGGCATACACCGCCACGGCCTGTGAGCAACGGGCTTCCTCCGACACCAAAAGTGCACATGGGAGCGTGTTTTTCGAAG GTATTCAATGGCTGCCCATTGAGGATACATTGTACAGCAAGTTGGATTCACCCGGACACGAGAGATCAGCACTTACTCATAGCTGCCGAAGAAGGTATCTACAACTTGAATCTGAACGAATTACACGAAACTGCTATCGATCAGCTGTATCCAAGACGAACTATTTGGATGTATGTCATTAAGGACGTCCTCATGTCCTTATCTG GCAAAACTCCTCAGCTGTACAGGCACGACCTTTTGGCAATGCAAAGCAAACAAACGCACAGGTTTTCGTTGCATATGAACAGAATACCCGAGAGATTAGTGCCAAGGAAATTCGCTCTGACCACCAAAGTTCCGGACACAAAGGGGTGTTCGAAATGTTGCGTAGGTCGCAATCCTTATAACGG GTATAAATACCTCTGTGGAGCTATGCCTGcgggaatatttttaatgcaGTGGTATGATCCGCTTAACAAATTTATGCTACTGAAACACTTTGATTGCACATTACCGTCACCTCTGAATGTATTCGAGATGGTTATTACTCCGGAGATGGAATATCCGATGGTATGTGTGTCGGTGAAGCAGGCGTATCaacagaataaattaaaactaGATTTGGTCAACATGAATTCCGGAGCAAGCTGGTTCCATAGCGACGAATTGGAAGACATGGATGGCTCAG CCACCGTTATTCCAAGGAGAGAGAACCTCCAAGTAATAAATGTAACGCAGCTCGAAAAAGACGCGATCTTAGTATGCTATGACA atttaaTTAAGGTAGTGACGCTCGTAGGGAATCCAAGAGTAAGCAAAAAGCAGATCTCGGAGCtccaatttcattttcaaatcgaatctatcA TTTGTTTACCGGACAGCGTATTAGCATTCCATAAACACGGCATGCAAGGAAGGAGTTTTAAAAATGGCGATATAACTCAAGAAATCGTTGATCCAAGTAGAACGTACAGGTTACTTGGATCTGACAA GGTTGTGATGCTGGAGAGCCATTTGGTTCACACAGGAACCTTGACGGAGTCCGAAGGGGCAGATTTGTATATACTCGCGGGACACGAAGCCAGCTATTAG
- the hppy gene encoding mitogen-activated protein kinase kinase kinase kinase 5 isoform X6 yields the protein MAGNVNALSSDISRRNPQDEYELIQRIGSGTYGDVYKAKRLSMNDLAAIKVIKLEPGDDFAIIQQEILMMKDCKHPNIIAYYGSYLRRDKLWICMEYCGGGSLQDIYHITGPLSEIQIAYMCRETLLGLSYLHEKGKMHRDIKGANILLTENGDVKLADFGVSAQITATINKRKSFIGTPYWMAPEVAAVERKGGYNQLCDIWACGITAIELAELQPPMFDLHPMRALFLMSKSGFKPPTLKDRDKWSPTFHNFVKVALTKNPKKRPTADKLLQHAFFQGDMSKRLALELLQKVSNPSHMFTELEPDDDGAVPNVPQRIASRHTARSRPKSPIPQLDSDDRINLGEDTLQRESVAPSVDSNPAWDIIDIMNNVKTVHNCDVHPDCGIGTAFEDVPEKSLLQYIDEELLLRATLPLGESSGDCEVHRDYYNNVTGSQASPRRHSSVDELYSLVSGSLSLAAVSGQRQRSLSDSAPRDDLPRSNGDGNEAPGNGEGEGVGPDLLTDTPPIPPRRRDRKRHTPPRPVSNGLPPTPKVHMGACFSKVFNGCPLRIHCTASWIHPDTRDQHLLIAAEEGIYNLNLNELHETAIDQLYPRRTIWMYVIKDVLMSLSGKTPQLYRHDLLAMQSKQTHRFSLHMNRIPERLVPRKFALTTKVPDTKGCSKCCVGRNPYNGYKYLCGAMPAGIFLMQWYDPLNKFMLLKHFDCTLPSPLNVFEMVITPEMEYPMVCVSVKQAYQQNKLKLDLVNMNSGASWFHSDELEDMDGSATVIPRRENLQVINVTQLEKDAILVCYDNLIKVVTLVGNPRVSKKQISELQFHFQIESIICLPDSVLAFHKHGMQGRSFKNGDITQEIVDPSRTYRLLGSDKVVMLESHLVHTGTLTESEGADLYILAGHEASY from the exons ATGGCAGGTAACGTGAACGCGTTGTCCAGTGATATAAGTCGACGAAATCCGCAGGATGAATACGAACTGATACAGAGGATAGGCAGTGGTACCTACGGCGACGTTTATAAG GCAAAAAGACTTTCCATGAACGATCTCGCTGCTATCAAGGTTATCAAACTCGAGCCAG GGGATGATTTTGCAATTATTCAACAAGAAATCTTAATGATGAAAGACTGCAAGCATCCCAATATCATCGCGTACTACGGAAGCTATCTTAGAAGGGATAAACTATGGATTTGCATGGAGTACTGCGGGGGTGGTTCTCTCCAAGACATATACCACA TTACTGGACCACTCTCGGAGATTCAGATAGCTTACATGTGCAGAGAGACGCTACTTGGGCTATCCTATCTCCACGAGAAAGGAAAGATGCACAGAGATATCAAAGGTGCGAATATACTGCTCACGGAGAACGGGGATGTAAAACTTGCAGATTTTGGCGTATCTGCTCAAATCACAGCTACGATAAACAAGAGAAAAAGTTTCATAGGAACACCTTACTGGATGGCGCCTGAG GTTGCAGCTGTTGAGAGGAAGGGTGGTTATAATCAGCTCTGTGATATTTGGGCTTGTGGAATAACAGCTATCGAGCTGGCAGAGCTACAACCTCCTATGTTTGATCTGCACCCTATGAGAGCGCTTTTTCTCATGTCAAAATCTGGCTTCAAGCCCCCAACGTTGAAAGATAGGGATAAGTGGAGTCCGACGTTTCACAATTTCGTCAAAGTTGCTCTGACTAAAAATCCTAAGAAAAGACCGACGGCGGATAAATTATTGCAG CACGCCTTTTTCCAAGGTGATATGAGTAAAAGACTGGCTTTGGAATTGCTCCAAAAAGTATCGAATCCAAGTCACATGTTCACAGAACTTGAACCCGACGATGACGGTGCGGTACCAAACGTCCCCCAGCGTATAGCGTCACGGCACACTGCCAGATCCCGACCAAAAAGTCCCATTCCACAGTTAGATAGCGATG ATCGAATTAATTTAGGTGAGGATACGTTACAGAGAGAATCAGTAGCCCCTTCTGTAGATAGTAATCCCGCCTGGGATATCATAGACATCATGAACAACGTCAAG ACTGTACATAATTGTGACGTGCATCCGGATTGTGGAATAGGAACTGCGTTCGAAGATGTCCCAGAAAA GAGTCTATTGCAGTACATTGATGAGGAGTTGTTGCTAAG aGCCACTCTGCCTCTTGGAGAATCGTCGGGTGACTGTGAGGTACATCGGGACTACTATAACAACGTGACTG GGTCGCAAGCGAGTCCTAGACGTCACAGCTCTGTGGATGAGTTGTACAGCTTGGTGAGTGGCTCCCTTTCCTTGGCAGCTGTTAGCGGACAACGTCAGCGATCGCTCTCGGACAGTGCACCGAGAGATGACCTGCCAAGGTCCAATG GGGATGGTAACGAAGCACCTGGAAATGGGGAGGGCGAGGGAGTGGGACCCGATCTCTTGACGGACACACCTCCCATACCTCCTCGGCGAAGGGATAGGAAGAGGCATACACCGCCACGGCCTGTGAGCAACGGGCTTCCTCCGACACCAAAAGTGCACATGGGAGCGTGTTTTTCGAAG GTATTCAATGGCTGCCCATTGAGGATACATTGTACAGCAAGTTGGATTCACCCGGACACGAGAGATCAGCACTTACTCATAGCTGCCGAAGAAGGTATCTACAACTTGAATCTGAACGAATTACACGAAACTGCTATCGATCAGCTGTATCCAAGACGAACTATTTGGATGTATGTCATTAAGGACGTCCTCATGTCCTTATCTG GCAAAACTCCTCAGCTGTACAGGCACGACCTTTTGGCAATGCAAAGCAAACAAACGCACAGGTTTTCGTTGCATATGAACAGAATACCCGAGAGATTAGTGCCAAGGAAATTCGCTCTGACCACCAAAGTTCCGGACACAAAGGGGTGTTCGAAATGTTGCGTAGGTCGCAATCCTTATAACGG GTATAAATACCTCTGTGGAGCTATGCCTGcgggaatatttttaatgcaGTGGTATGATCCGCTTAACAAATTTATGCTACTGAAACACTTTGATTGCACATTACCGTCACCTCTGAATGTATTCGAGATGGTTATTACTCCGGAGATGGAATATCCGATGGTATGTGTGTCGGTGAAGCAGGCGTATCaacagaataaattaaaactaGATTTGGTCAACATGAATTCCGGAGCAAGCTGGTTCCATAGCGACGAATTGGAAGACATGGATGGCTCAG CCACCGTTATTCCAAGGAGAGAGAACCTCCAAGTAATAAATGTAACGCAGCTCGAAAAAGACGCGATCTTAGTATGCTATGACA atttaaTTAAGGTAGTGACGCTCGTAGGGAATCCAAGAGTAAGCAAAAAGCAGATCTCGGAGCtccaatttcattttcaaatcgaatctatcA TTTGTTTACCGGACAGCGTATTAGCATTCCATAAACACGGCATGCAAGGAAGGAGTTTTAAAAATGGCGATATAACTCAAGAAATCGTTGATCCAAGTAGAACGTACAGGTTACTTGGATCTGACAA GGTTGTGATGCTGGAGAGCCATTTGGTTCACACAGGAACCTTGACGGAGTCCGAAGGGGCAGATTTGTATATACTCGCGGGACACGAAGCCAGCTATTAG
- the hppy gene encoding mitogen-activated protein kinase kinase kinase kinase 5 isoform X1, with product MAGNVNALSSDISRRNPQDEYELIQRIGSGTYGDVYKAKRLSMNDLAAIKVIKLEPGDDFAIIQQEILMMKDCKHPNIIAYYGSYLRRDKLWICMEYCGGGSLQDIYHITGPLSEIQIAYMCRETLLGLSYLHEKGKMHRDIKGANILLTENGDVKLADFGVSAQITATINKRKSFIGTPYWMAPEVAAVERKGGYNQLCDIWACGITAIELAELQPPMFDLHPMRALFLMSKSGFKPPTLKDRDKWSPTFHNFVKVALTKNPKKRPTADKLLQHAFFQGDMSKRLALELLQKVSNPSHMFTELEPDDDGAVPNVPQRIASRHTARSRPKSPIPQLDSDDRINLGEDTLQRESVAPSVDSNPAWDIIDIMNNVKTVHNCDVHPDCGIGTAFEDVPENKHGARVTTDSRLSRRSKTGTEIFHMSLRSLLQYIDEELLLRGNAMSMVAGHCDQLYSLQATLPLGESSGDCEVHRDYYNNVTGSQASPRRHSSVDELYSLVSGSLSLAAVSGQRQRSLSDSAPRDDLPRSNGDGNEAPGNGEGEGVGPDLLTDTPPIPPRRRDRKRHTPPRPVSNGLPPTPKVHMGACFSKVFNGCPLRIHCTASWIHPDTRDQHLLIAAEEGIYNLNLNELHETAIDQLYPRRTIWMYVIKDVLMSLSGKTPQLYRHDLLAMQSKQTHRFSLHMNRIPERLVPRKFALTTKVPDTKGCSKCCVGRNPYNGYKYLCGAMPAGIFLMQWYDPLNKFMLLKHFDCTLPSPLNVFEMVITPEMEYPMVCVSVKQAYQQNKLKLDLVNMNSGASWFHSDELEDMDGSATVIPRRENLQVINVTQLEKDAILVCYDNLIKVVTLVGNPRVSKKQISELQFHFQIESIICLPDSVLAFHKHGMQGRSFKNGDITQEIVDPSRTYRLLGSDKVVMLESHLVHTGTLTESEGADLYILAGHEASY from the exons ATGGCAGGTAACGTGAACGCGTTGTCCAGTGATATAAGTCGACGAAATCCGCAGGATGAATACGAACTGATACAGAGGATAGGCAGTGGTACCTACGGCGACGTTTATAAG GCAAAAAGACTTTCCATGAACGATCTCGCTGCTATCAAGGTTATCAAACTCGAGCCAG GGGATGATTTTGCAATTATTCAACAAGAAATCTTAATGATGAAAGACTGCAAGCATCCCAATATCATCGCGTACTACGGAAGCTATCTTAGAAGGGATAAACTATGGATTTGCATGGAGTACTGCGGGGGTGGTTCTCTCCAAGACATATACCACA TTACTGGACCACTCTCGGAGATTCAGATAGCTTACATGTGCAGAGAGACGCTACTTGGGCTATCCTATCTCCACGAGAAAGGAAAGATGCACAGAGATATCAAAGGTGCGAATATACTGCTCACGGAGAACGGGGATGTAAAACTTGCAGATTTTGGCGTATCTGCTCAAATCACAGCTACGATAAACAAGAGAAAAAGTTTCATAGGAACACCTTACTGGATGGCGCCTGAG GTTGCAGCTGTTGAGAGGAAGGGTGGTTATAATCAGCTCTGTGATATTTGGGCTTGTGGAATAACAGCTATCGAGCTGGCAGAGCTACAACCTCCTATGTTTGATCTGCACCCTATGAGAGCGCTTTTTCTCATGTCAAAATCTGGCTTCAAGCCCCCAACGTTGAAAGATAGGGATAAGTGGAGTCCGACGTTTCACAATTTCGTCAAAGTTGCTCTGACTAAAAATCCTAAGAAAAGACCGACGGCGGATAAATTATTGCAG CACGCCTTTTTCCAAGGTGATATGAGTAAAAGACTGGCTTTGGAATTGCTCCAAAAAGTATCGAATCCAAGTCACATGTTCACAGAACTTGAACCCGACGATGACGGTGCGGTACCAAACGTCCCCCAGCGTATAGCGTCACGGCACACTGCCAGATCCCGACCAAAAAGTCCCATTCCACAGTTAGATAGCGATG ATCGAATTAATTTAGGTGAGGATACGTTACAGAGAGAATCAGTAGCCCCTTCTGTAGATAGTAATCCCGCCTGGGATATCATAGACATCATGAACAACGTCAAG ACTGTACATAATTGTGACGTGCATCCGGATTGTGGAATAGGAACTGCGTTCGAAGATGTCCCAGAAAA TAAGCATGGAGCTAGAGTCACAACCGATAGTAGACTGTCACGTCGAAGCAAAACAGGCACCGAGATTTTTCATATGAGCCTCAG GAGTCTATTGCAGTACATTGATGAGGAGTTGTTGCTAAG GGGGAATGCAATGTCGATGGTTGCTGGGCATTGCGATCAGCTATATTCCCTGCA aGCCACTCTGCCTCTTGGAGAATCGTCGGGTGACTGTGAGGTACATCGGGACTACTATAACAACGTGACTG GGTCGCAAGCGAGTCCTAGACGTCACAGCTCTGTGGATGAGTTGTACAGCTTGGTGAGTGGCTCCCTTTCCTTGGCAGCTGTTAGCGGACAACGTCAGCGATCGCTCTCGGACAGTGCACCGAGAGATGACCTGCCAAGGTCCAATG GGGATGGTAACGAAGCACCTGGAAATGGGGAGGGCGAGGGAGTGGGACCCGATCTCTTGACGGACACACCTCCCATACCTCCTCGGCGAAGGGATAGGAAGAGGCATACACCGCCACGGCCTGTGAGCAACGGGCTTCCTCCGACACCAAAAGTGCACATGGGAGCGTGTTTTTCGAAG GTATTCAATGGCTGCCCATTGAGGATACATTGTACAGCAAGTTGGATTCACCCGGACACGAGAGATCAGCACTTACTCATAGCTGCCGAAGAAGGTATCTACAACTTGAATCTGAACGAATTACACGAAACTGCTATCGATCAGCTGTATCCAAGACGAACTATTTGGATGTATGTCATTAAGGACGTCCTCATGTCCTTATCTG GCAAAACTCCTCAGCTGTACAGGCACGACCTTTTGGCAATGCAAAGCAAACAAACGCACAGGTTTTCGTTGCATATGAACAGAATACCCGAGAGATTAGTGCCAAGGAAATTCGCTCTGACCACCAAAGTTCCGGACACAAAGGGGTGTTCGAAATGTTGCGTAGGTCGCAATCCTTATAACGG GTATAAATACCTCTGTGGAGCTATGCCTGcgggaatatttttaatgcaGTGGTATGATCCGCTTAACAAATTTATGCTACTGAAACACTTTGATTGCACATTACCGTCACCTCTGAATGTATTCGAGATGGTTATTACTCCGGAGATGGAATATCCGATGGTATGTGTGTCGGTGAAGCAGGCGTATCaacagaataaattaaaactaGATTTGGTCAACATGAATTCCGGAGCAAGCTGGTTCCATAGCGACGAATTGGAAGACATGGATGGCTCAG CCACCGTTATTCCAAGGAGAGAGAACCTCCAAGTAATAAATGTAACGCAGCTCGAAAAAGACGCGATCTTAGTATGCTATGACA atttaaTTAAGGTAGTGACGCTCGTAGGGAATCCAAGAGTAAGCAAAAAGCAGATCTCGGAGCtccaatttcattttcaaatcgaatctatcA TTTGTTTACCGGACAGCGTATTAGCATTCCATAAACACGGCATGCAAGGAAGGAGTTTTAAAAATGGCGATATAACTCAAGAAATCGTTGATCCAAGTAGAACGTACAGGTTACTTGGATCTGACAA GGTTGTGATGCTGGAGAGCCATTTGGTTCACACAGGAACCTTGACGGAGTCCGAAGGGGCAGATTTGTATATACTCGCGGGACACGAAGCCAGCTATTAG